Proteins encoded together in one Desulfosporosinus meridiei DSM 13257 window:
- a CDS encoding IS1182 family transposase — MSKPGKKVHNQVVFKEYNQNQLSLPIDLECLIPPNHMVRVVNSALDQMNLEPLLAKYPGGGRSSYHPVMMTKLIVYAYADKTFSSRRIEKAARENIMYMWLCGGNSPDFKTINSFRGERMKDVLVEIFSEVVELLHKQGYIKLENYFLDGTKIEANANKYSWVWGKSTKRYKEKLREKCRELFEFVDLANQKENEEYGDRNLEELGEEKPIDSQAIEEAVKKIDERLTQNPKEKKFIKVKRVLLKDYLPRMKKYEKQEELLAERNSYSKTDTDATFMRMKEDAMKNGQLKPGYNVQIGTENQFVVGYSIHQSAGDTSCLKEHLEELKKNLGGKLPANIVADAGYGSEENYEYLAQENLGNYVKYNTFHKEATAKGKPDPTLVQNWLYDKQKDEYTCGFRRVLRFKYIKTQKSKRGYRSTIRVYQSDDCQDCPYLKRCIKQSNNPDFKKQIYINPKGNELKAEARANLTSEYGLKMRSLRPIEVESVFGDIKGNFGVRRFILKGLEKVKLEWGLHCIAHNMRKLAVVLG, encoded by the coding sequence TTGTCAAAACCGGGTAAGAAAGTACATAACCAAGTTGTTTTCAAAGAGTACAATCAGAATCAACTGAGCTTACCAATAGATTTGGAATGTCTTATTCCTCCCAATCATATGGTCAGAGTGGTAAACTCTGCTCTCGATCAAATGAATCTAGAACCTCTTTTAGCTAAATATCCTGGAGGTGGACGTTCGAGTTATCATCCCGTCATGATGACCAAACTGATCGTTTATGCCTATGCCGATAAAACGTTTTCTAGCCGCCGCATAGAAAAGGCAGCCCGCGAAAACATCATGTATATGTGGTTGTGCGGAGGAAATAGTCCGGATTTTAAAACCATCAACAGCTTCCGGGGCGAACGTATGAAAGATGTGTTGGTTGAGATTTTTAGTGAGGTTGTTGAACTTTTACATAAACAAGGCTATATCAAGCTGGAAAATTACTTCTTAGACGGGACAAAAATAGAAGCTAATGCTAATAAGTACAGCTGGGTCTGGGGAAAATCGACCAAGCGCTACAAAGAAAAGTTGCGGGAAAAGTGCCGAGAACTCTTTGAATTTGTGGATTTGGCCAATCAGAAAGAAAATGAAGAGTATGGGGACCGGAACCTAGAAGAACTAGGAGAAGAAAAACCGATTGACTCCCAGGCTATAGAAGAAGCGGTTAAAAAGATCGACGAACGATTAACCCAAAACCCAAAGGAAAAGAAATTTATTAAAGTTAAAAGAGTCTTGCTGAAAGATTACTTACCTCGTATGAAGAAATACGAAAAACAAGAGGAACTGCTGGCAGAGCGCAATAGTTACTCAAAAACGGATACAGACGCAACCTTCATGCGTATGAAAGAGGATGCCATGAAAAACGGGCAACTGAAGCCAGGTTACAATGTCCAAATAGGAACAGAAAATCAATTTGTCGTAGGATACTCCATCCATCAATCGGCGGGCGATACCAGTTGCCTGAAAGAACACCTGGAAGAGTTGAAGAAAAACCTAGGGGGTAAGCTTCCGGCCAACATCGTTGCCGATGCGGGGTATGGCAGTGAAGAGAATTACGAATATCTAGCTCAAGAGAACCTTGGGAACTATGTCAAATATAATACTTTTCATAAGGAAGCAACAGCCAAGGGGAAACCTGATCCGACCCTGGTTCAAAATTGGCTATATGATAAACAGAAGGATGAATACACGTGCGGGTTTAGGAGAGTTCTAAGATTCAAGTACATAAAAACTCAGAAAAGCAAGAGGGGTTACCGAAGTACCATTCGAGTCTATCAAAGTGATGATTGTCAAGATTGTCCATACCTCAAACGTTGTATCAAACAAAGTAATAATCCGGATTTCAAGAAGCAGATCTACATTAACCCTAAAGGCAATGAACTAAAAGCAGAGGCACGGGCTAATCTGACGAGCGAATACGGGCTAAAAATGCGCAGTTTAAGACCTATAGAGGTGGAAAGTGTCTTTGGAGATATCAAAGGCAATTTTGGTGTGCGACGATTTATCCTTAAAGGATTGGAAAAGGTCAAGCTGGAGTGGGGATTACATTGTATTGCCCATAACATGAGAAAACTGGCTGTCGTCTTGGGATAG
- a CDS encoding L-lactate permease: protein MPWSQNYAALNNSIGLTALVVSIPIFFLFWALAVKRMKGYIAGVLTLAITLVDVVLVYKMPVGTALSASFLGIVNGLFPIAWIVIAAVFLYNLTVESGHFDIIKSSIATISDDRRIQALLVAFSFGAFLEGAAGFGAPVAISGAILIGLGFEPLYAAGLCLIANTAPVAFGAIGSPIIAAGSVTGLGDFVISQAVGRQLPFLSVLIPLYLIILMAGWKAAKEVLPAILVTGVSFAVAQWWSANYLGAYLPDIISSLTSLLATTVFLKFWKPKTVWRFPSEKKAVVNTTHYSTGEVIKAWSPFVILTVMVAVWGTPSFKNWVTKDLQWFVNIPHWPGLDGLVYKVSPIVTKSTVYAASYKWDFFAAGGTAILITAIISMFILGVSPAKAVSVFGKTLKQLVYPIITMGSVLGFAYLANYSGLSFTLGLMFASTGKAFPFLSPVLGWVGVFLTGSDTSANALFGKLQQVTAEQIGVNPVLTVAANSSGGVVGKMISPQSIAVAAAATSLVGKESDLFRFTVKHSLIFLVIVSIMIGLQAYVVPEMIPTVASVLK from the coding sequence ATGCCTTGGAGTCAAAATTATGCAGCGTTGAACAATAGCATAGGGCTTACTGCACTTGTAGTTTCAATTCCGATTTTTTTCTTATTTTGGGCACTCGCTGTCAAACGGATGAAGGGCTATATTGCAGGCGTATTAACCTTAGCAATAACCCTAGTTGATGTGGTACTTGTCTATAAAATGCCAGTAGGAACTGCTCTTTCAGCAAGTTTCTTAGGAATTGTTAATGGGTTATTCCCAATTGCTTGGATTGTTATTGCAGCCGTATTTTTGTATAACTTAACGGTTGAATCCGGACATTTTGATATTATTAAAAGTTCTATCGCTACAATTTCAGATGATCGTCGTATCCAGGCCTTATTGGTAGCATTTTCCTTTGGCGCTTTCTTAGAAGGGGCTGCCGGTTTTGGTGCTCCGGTTGCAATTTCTGGCGCTATTTTAATTGGTTTAGGTTTTGAGCCTTTATATGCAGCCGGATTATGCCTGATTGCCAATACTGCACCAGTTGCTTTTGGTGCAATTGGAAGTCCGATTATTGCTGCCGGAAGTGTAACGGGTTTAGGTGACTTCGTTATTTCTCAAGCTGTAGGACGACAACTGCCATTTTTATCCGTATTGATTCCCCTTTATCTGATTATACTTATGGCAGGCTGGAAAGCAGCCAAAGAAGTTCTTCCTGCTATTTTAGTAACAGGCGTATCCTTTGCCGTTGCCCAATGGTGGTCTGCAAACTACTTGGGAGCTTATTTACCGGATATTATTTCTTCATTGACTTCTTTATTAGCGACAACTGTGTTCTTGAAGTTCTGGAAACCTAAAACGGTTTGGCGTTTTCCAAGTGAGAAAAAGGCTGTGGTTAATACAACCCATTACAGCACAGGTGAAGTTATCAAAGCTTGGTCCCCCTTCGTAATCTTAACGGTTATGGTGGCAGTTTGGGGAACTCCAAGTTTTAAGAATTGGGTTACTAAGGACTTACAATGGTTTGTTAATATACCCCATTGGCCTGGTCTTGATGGTTTGGTTTATAAAGTTTCCCCAATTGTGACGAAGTCCACTGTTTATGCTGCATCCTATAAGTGGGACTTCTTTGCAGCCGGCGGTACGGCAATTCTCATAACAGCCATCATTTCCATGTTTATTTTAGGTGTATCTCCTGCAAAAGCGGTTTCAGTTTTTGGTAAAACCCTCAAGCAGCTCGTATATCCAATTATTACTATGGGATCTGTGCTTGGTTTTGCTTATTTAGCAAATTACTCAGGACTTTCCTTTACCCTTGGACTTATGTTTGCTTCAACCGGAAAAGCATTCCCATTCCTTTCTCCGGTTCTAGGATGGGTGGGTGTATTCCTGACAGGCTCCGATACTTCGGCCAACGCCTTGTTCGGAAAGCTTCAACAAGTTACAGCTGAACAAATTGGGGTTAATCCTGTACTAACCGTTGCGGCAAATAGCTCAGGTGGTGTTGTTGGAAAAATGATCTCGCCACAATCTATTGCCGTTGCGGCTGCAGCCACGTCCCTAGTCGGGAAGGAATCGGATCTCTTCCGTTTCACAGTTAAACATTCTCTCATATTCCTTGTTATAGTTTCGATAATGATCGGTCTGCAAGCTTACGTAGTACCAGAGATGATCCCTACTGTGGCGTCAGTGCTTAAATAG
- a CDS encoding LytR/AlgR family response regulator transcription factor, which produces MRVIVADDEQPARDELIYLLGKIPEIDIIGEVSTNEEVLKKVSELKPDVVFLDIEMPDGSGIDTAINISRNVEYSLRPAFVFATAYNNYAVQAFDLNAADYILKPFKEERLADTVQRLKTRLEKQTNVKEAEEGTIPNEFMDKLDRIYSILHPNNGMSKLKVEENEKIYLIPFQDVLYATIEERSVRVFLEKRSYLTSYTLNELESILGESFLRVHKSYVANLNKVEAVIPWFNNTCNLTMKDGSEIPVSRTYVKSLRQHLKL; this is translated from the coding sequence ATGAGAGTCATCGTAGCAGATGATGAACAACCGGCAAGAGATGAGTTAATCTATTTGTTAGGTAAAATTCCGGAAATAGATATAATCGGAGAAGTCTCCACAAATGAGGAAGTACTGAAAAAAGTAAGTGAATTGAAGCCGGATGTTGTTTTTTTGGATATAGAAATGCCGGATGGATCTGGTATAGATACAGCTATAAATATTTCCAGAAATGTTGAATATTCGCTAAGACCTGCTTTCGTTTTTGCAACAGCGTACAACAATTATGCAGTTCAAGCCTTTGATTTAAACGCAGCAGATTATATACTAAAGCCATTTAAAGAGGAACGGCTAGCTGACACTGTTCAACGACTAAAAACTCGTCTTGAGAAACAAACCAATGTTAAAGAAGCTGAAGAAGGAACAATCCCTAATGAATTTATGGATAAACTAGATAGAATCTACTCGATTCTCCATCCTAATAATGGTATGTCGAAACTCAAGGTTGAAGAGAATGAGAAGATATACCTAATTCCGTTCCAAGACGTTCTTTACGCAACGATAGAAGAACGGTCTGTTCGAGTATTTCTTGAGAAGCGGAGTTACTTGACAAGCTATACTTTAAATGAATTAGAAAGTATTTTGGGTGAGTCCTTTTTAAGAGTTCATAAAAGTTATGTGGCAAATTTGAATAAGGTTGAGGCCGTAATTCCTTGGTTTAATAACACATGCAATTTGACGATGAAAGACGGCTCGGAAATTCCTGTGAGTAGGACTTATGTAAAATCACTACGGCAACATTTAAAATTATAG
- a CDS encoding LytS/YhcK type 5TM receptor domain-containing protein: MNITLFKQMALDTSFLVTIAYLLSLTPLFKKTMRGMINTRERIILILIFGIIGIVGTYMSLPTKGALANSRVVGVVAGGLLGGPVIGLGSGIIAGTHRYFLGGATSLSCAIATIINGLIAGLMAKNSSSKLLSWRQTVLIGFGSEILEMLMILATLPAPDGWDVVKTMGPPMIIMNGIGIAIFYGIAQNSILEEERIGALQAQKALYIANLTLPILRLGLNEETAEKVCEIIFKRADFAAVAITSDQRVLAHVGKGSDHHTAGLELQTKATIEAISTGEIKLAVNKEEIGCSDNSCCLGSALIVPLRFEKTVVGTLKIYRQGKRSLTKVDREFAAGLGQLFSTQLELAALETRASLVSKAELKALQAQINPHFLFNAINTIVSFCRTNPRRARDLLLELGDFFRKNLQSGDRFVSLREECDHIRAYLAIEQARFSDRLNVIEEISEEVLNWQLPGLTLQPLIENAIKHGIYPLNSGGQIIVSAEQEKGFLLLKITDNGVGIPDEKLKLLHSGETVQSKGLGIGLKNVEQRLKYAYHGQADFMISSVFGRGTVVTLRIPEKPHFEIA; this comes from the coding sequence ATGAATATTACTCTATTTAAGCAGATGGCACTAGACACGAGCTTTTTAGTAACTATTGCTTATCTATTAAGTCTTACTCCTTTATTTAAGAAAACTATGCGCGGGATGATCAATACACGAGAAAGAATCATTCTTATTCTAATATTCGGAATTATTGGGATAGTAGGAACCTATATGAGTCTGCCAACGAAAGGTGCTTTAGCAAATTCCAGAGTTGTGGGAGTAGTTGCCGGAGGACTTTTGGGTGGTCCGGTTATTGGCTTAGGTTCAGGTATTATTGCAGGAACCCATCGATATTTTTTAGGCGGGGCTACGTCGTTAAGCTGTGCTATCGCGACCATTATTAATGGCTTAATAGCTGGACTTATGGCAAAAAATTCTTCAAGCAAACTTTTAAGTTGGAGACAGACTGTCTTAATCGGTTTTGGATCAGAGATATTAGAGATGTTAATGATCTTGGCAACCTTACCAGCCCCAGATGGTTGGGACGTTGTTAAAACTATGGGCCCCCCCATGATAATTATGAATGGAATAGGAATTGCAATTTTTTATGGAATCGCTCAAAACTCGATTCTGGAAGAAGAGCGAATTGGTGCTCTGCAGGCACAAAAGGCTTTATATATTGCTAATCTAACATTGCCTATCTTACGCCTGGGCTTGAATGAAGAGACCGCGGAAAAAGTGTGCGAAATAATTTTCAAACGTGCCGATTTTGCTGCAGTAGCCATTACAAGCGATCAGAGAGTTTTAGCTCATGTAGGTAAAGGGTCAGATCATCACACAGCTGGATTAGAGCTCCAAACAAAGGCGACCATCGAGGCAATTAGCACCGGGGAGATAAAGTTAGCAGTGAACAAAGAAGAAATTGGCTGCTCAGATAATTCCTGTTGTTTAGGATCCGCCTTAATTGTACCTTTACGCTTTGAGAAAACTGTAGTAGGGACACTTAAAATATATAGGCAGGGGAAACGGAGTTTAACGAAAGTTGACCGTGAATTCGCTGCAGGGTTAGGACAACTATTTTCGACTCAATTAGAACTGGCTGCTTTGGAAACTAGGGCTAGTTTAGTTAGTAAGGCAGAACTAAAGGCTCTGCAGGCTCAAATCAATCCGCATTTTCTTTTTAATGCTATTAATACGATTGTTTCTTTTTGCCGAACAAATCCCAGAAGAGCAAGAGATCTATTATTAGAACTAGGGGACTTTTTTAGAAAAAATTTGCAAAGTGGCGATCGTTTTGTTTCATTGCGAGAAGAATGTGATCACATACGTGCCTATTTAGCCATTGAGCAAGCGCGTTTTTCAGATCGCTTAAATGTTATTGAAGAAATTTCTGAAGAGGTGCTAAACTGGCAGCTTCCAGGGTTGACGCTTCAACCGCTAATAGAAAATGCCATTAAACATGGAATATATCCACTGAACTCAGGGGGGCAGATTATAGTATCGGCTGAACAAGAAAAAGGATTTTTGCTTCTTAAAATCACGGACAACGGAGTAGGAATACCAGACGAAAAACTGAAACTTTTACACTCCGGGGAAACGGTTCAAAGTAAAGGGTTGGGTATAGGACTTAAAAATGTTGAGCAAAGATTAAAATATGCTTACCATGGACAAGCAGATTTTATGATTTCAAGTGTTTTTGGACGAGGAACTGTGGTAACTTTAAGAATTCCAGAAAAGCCTCATTTTGAAATAGCTTAG
- a CDS encoding ferredoxin, whose amino-acid sequence MIAEVNKDECIGCESCPAFCPEVFKMEDDGLAVAYTNPVPAEFEESCKEAVEGCPAHCISLT is encoded by the coding sequence ATGATTGCTGAAGTTAACAAAGATGAATGCATAGGATGCGAATCTTGCCCTGCATTCTGCCCCGAGGTTTTTAAAATGGAGGATGATGGTTTAGCAGTTGCATATACTAACCCTGTCCCCGCTGAGTTCGAAGAATCTTGCAAAGAAGCTGTTGAAGGCTGCCCAGCCCATTGTATATCTCTGACCTAA